A window of the Microvirga terrae genome harbors these coding sequences:
- the mmsA gene encoding multiple monosaccharide ABC transporter ATP-binding protein produces the protein MNAILEMRGITKTFPGVKALDNVNISVKAGEIHALVGENGAGKSTLMKVLSGVYPHGSYSGEIRYEGEERRFSGIADSEKLGIIIIHQELALVPLLSIAENIFLGNEQAKYGVIDWSIAFARTKELLKLVGLNESPDELITNLGVGKQQLVEIAKALSKKVKLLILDEPTASLNEKDSDALLTLLLRFKEQGISSILISHKLNEISKVADSITVLRDGGTVETLDCRAEEVSEDRIIRGMVGRTMEDRYPTREPKIGEPIFQVENWSAYHPLHSHVQVVKNVNLTIRRGEIVGIAGLMGAGRTEFAMSLFGRSYGQNISGRVTLHGKEIDVGTVEKAVSNGIAYATEDRKTYGLVLAEDIRKNVTLANLEGVSKNLVIDDIQELAVANDYRGKMRIRCSNVFQETVNLSGGNQQKVVLSKWLFSDPEILILDEPTRGIDVGAKYEIYTIINRLADAGKGVLMISSEMPELLGMCDRIYVMNEGSLIAELDIAEASQEKIMHAIVKSGRR, from the coding sequence ATGAATGCGATCCTTGAGATGCGGGGGATCACCAAGACGTTCCCGGGCGTGAAGGCGCTCGACAACGTCAACATCTCGGTCAAGGCCGGCGAGATTCATGCCCTGGTGGGCGAGAACGGCGCCGGAAAATCCACGCTGATGAAGGTCCTGAGCGGGGTCTATCCGCACGGCTCCTATTCCGGCGAGATCCGCTACGAGGGCGAGGAGCGACGTTTCTCGGGCATCGCCGACAGCGAGAAGCTCGGCATCATCATCATCCACCAGGAACTTGCCTTGGTGCCCCTCCTGTCGATCGCGGAGAACATCTTCCTCGGCAACGAGCAGGCCAAGTACGGGGTGATCGATTGGTCGATTGCATTTGCAAGAACCAAAGAGCTGCTGAAGCTCGTCGGCCTCAACGAATCTCCCGACGAACTGATCACCAACCTCGGTGTGGGCAAGCAGCAGCTGGTGGAAATTGCCAAGGCGCTTTCCAAGAAGGTGAAACTCCTCATCCTGGACGAGCCAACCGCCAGCTTGAACGAAAAGGACAGCGATGCGCTCCTGACCCTGCTGCTCCGGTTCAAGGAGCAGGGCATCTCGTCGATCCTGATCTCGCACAAGCTCAACGAGATCTCGAAGGTCGCCGATTCCATCACGGTCCTGCGCGACGGCGGCACGGTCGAGACGCTCGACTGCCGGGCGGAGGAGGTGAGCGAGGACCGGATCATCCGGGGCATGGTGGGCCGCACCATGGAAGATCGCTACCCGACACGCGAGCCAAAGATCGGCGAACCGATCTTCCAGGTTGAAAACTGGTCGGCCTATCATCCGCTCCACAGCCACGTGCAGGTGGTCAAGAACGTCAACTTGACCATCCGGCGCGGGGAGATCGTCGGCATCGCCGGGCTGATGGGGGCAGGACGAACCGAGTTCGCCATGAGCCTGTTCGGCCGCAGCTACGGCCAGAACATCTCTGGCCGAGTGACCCTGCACGGCAAGGAGATCGACGTCGGCACCGTCGAGAAGGCCGTTTCCAACGGCATCGCCTATGCGACCGAGGACAGGAAGACCTATGGCCTGGTTCTGGCCGAGGACATCCGCAAGAACGTGACGCTCGCCAATCTCGAGGGCGTCTCAAAAAATCTCGTCATCGACGATATTCAGGAACTGGCGGTCGCCAACGACTACCGGGGCAAGATGCGGATCCGGTGCTCCAACGTCTTCCAGGAGACGGTGAACCTCTCCGGCGGTAACCAGCAGAAGGTGGTCCTGAGCAAGTGGCTCTTCTCGGATCCGGAAATTCTGATCCTGGACGAGCCGACCCGCGGCATCGACGTCGGGGCGAAGTACGAAATCTACACGATCATCAACCGACTGGCCGATGCCGGCAAGGGTGTACTCATGATATCCTCGGAAATGCCGGAACTGCTCGGCATGTGCGACCGGATCTATGTCATGAACGAAGGCTCCCTGATTGCCGAGCTCGACATCGCCGAGGCATCCCAGGAAAAGATCATGCACGCTATCGTTAAGTCGGGGAGACGCTGA
- the chvE gene encoding multiple monosaccharide ABC transporter substrate-binding protein has product MAAVALGAFGLLGAAQAQDKGTVGVAMPTKSSARWIDDGNNMVKVLKEKGYNVDLQYAEDDIPNQLSQIENMITKGAKVLVIAAIDGTTLSDALQQAADKGIKVIAYDRLIRNSKNVDYYATFDNFQVGVLQGGYIEKALGLKEGKGPFNIELFGGSPDDNNAYFFYNGAMSVLEPYIKSGKLKVVSGQTGMDKVSTLRWDGAVAQARMDNLLSAFYTDKRVDAVLSPYDGLSIGIISSLKGVGYGTPKQPMPVITGQDAEVPSIKSILAKEQTSTVFKDTRELAKVTVNMVDAVLSGKQPEVNDTKTYENGVKVVPSYLLKPVSVDASNWKEVLVGSGYYKEDQFK; this is encoded by the coding sequence TTGGCGGCCGTGGCTCTTGGAGCCTTTGGACTGCTTGGCGCCGCTCAGGCGCAGGATAAGGGTACGGTCGGCGTGGCCATGCCGACGAAGTCGTCCGCGCGCTGGATCGACGACGGCAACAACATGGTCAAGGTGCTCAAAGAGAAGGGCTACAACGTCGACCTGCAATACGCCGAGGACGATATCCCGAACCAGCTCTCGCAGATCGAGAACATGATTACCAAGGGGGCCAAGGTTCTTGTGATCGCGGCGATCGATGGCACGACCCTCTCCGATGCGCTGCAGCAGGCTGCCGATAAGGGCATCAAGGTCATCGCCTATGACCGCCTGATCCGCAACTCGAAGAACGTCGACTACTACGCCACCTTCGACAACTTCCAGGTCGGCGTGCTCCAGGGCGGCTATATCGAGAAGGCCCTCGGCCTGAAAGAGGGCAAAGGCCCGTTCAACATCGAGCTGTTCGGCGGCTCGCCGGACGACAACAACGCCTACTTCTTCTATAACGGCGCCATGTCCGTTCTCGAGCCTTACATCAAGAGCGGCAAGCTCAAGGTGGTCAGCGGCCAGACCGGCATGGACAAGGTCTCGACCCTGCGCTGGGACGGCGCTGTCGCCCAGGCCCGCATGGATAACCTTCTGTCCGCCTTCTACACCGACAAGCGCGTCGATGCGGTTCTCTCTCCCTATGACGGTCTGAGCATCGGCATCATCTCCTCGCTCAAGGGTGTGGGCTACGGCACGCCGAAGCAGCCGATGCCGGTCATCACCGGGCAGGATGCCGAGGTGCCCTCGATCAAGTCGATCCTCGCCAAGGAGCAGACCTCGACGGTGTTCAAGGACACCCGCGAACTGGCCAAGGTCACTGTCAACATGGTCGATGCAGTGCTCTCCGGAAAGCAGCCGGAAGTCAACGACACCAAGACCTATGAGAACGGCGTGAAGGTGGTTCCGTCATACCTGCTGAAGCCGGTCAGCGTCGATGCCTCGAACTGGAAGGAAGTCCTGGTCGGCAGCGGCTACTACAAGGAAGACCAGTTCAAATAA
- a CDS encoding FadR/GntR family transcriptional regulator, translating to MLNDVQRPSRARSAHDLVAHGIGQNIMQGRFPVGSTLPGDAELMELYGVSRTALREAMKTLAAKGLIESKTKVGTKVLDRNNWNMFDADIIEWHLEMGVDARFLGWLFEIRQMLEPLACATAAVRRTPEQLKEMHRALQAMYQCESSRQGFTKADLAFHQAILEASGNPFLQSIGSVIGAALATSFTISSPVSSDDRFREVMRQHQAVYDGIEQADPAAASEAMSDLILQAAQRVQIKHEESSLANVQVHAFSGVE from the coding sequence TTGCTGAACGATGTCCAGAGGCCTTCGAGAGCGCGTTCAGCCCATGATCTCGTTGCCCATGGGATCGGCCAGAACATCATGCAGGGCCGTTTCCCTGTCGGCAGCACCCTGCCGGGGGACGCGGAGCTGATGGAGCTCTACGGCGTCTCGCGAACGGCCCTTCGGGAGGCGATGAAGACCTTGGCGGCGAAAGGCTTGATCGAGTCGAAGACCAAGGTCGGCACGAAGGTTCTCGATCGCAACAACTGGAATATGTTCGATGCCGACATCATCGAATGGCATCTCGAGATGGGGGTCGATGCCCGCTTCCTCGGGTGGCTCTTCGAGATCCGGCAGATGCTCGAGCCCCTCGCCTGCGCCACCGCCGCCGTGCGGCGCACGCCCGAACAGCTCAAGGAGATGCATCGGGCCCTCCAGGCCATGTACCAGTGCGAGAGCAGCCGGCAGGGCTTCACCAAGGCGGACCTCGCCTTCCATCAGGCCATTCTGGAGGCTTCGGGAAATCCCTTCCTGCAGTCGATCGGATCGGTCATCGGCGCGGCGCTCGCGACCTCGTTCACGATCAGCTCCCCGGTATCCAGCGACGACCGCTTCCGGGAAGTGATGCGGCAGCATCAAGCCGTATACGATGGCATCGAACAAGCCGATCCCGCGGCGGCGAGCGAGGCGATGTCCGACCTGATCCTGCAGGCGGCGCAGAGGGTCCAGATCAAACATGAGGAAAGCTCGCTGGCGAATGTCCAGGTCCATGCTTTCTCCGGAGTGGAGTAA
- the yjfF gene encoding galactofuranose ABC transporter, permease protein YjfF, with amino-acid sequence MIRRHLPVLVTLAVFIVGYLICLAQFPSFASTRVIGNLLTDNAFLGIVAVGMTFVILSGGIDLSVGSVIAFTGVFLAVTIEKYGLNPYLAFVLILGISALFGAGMGFLIHTFQIPAFIVTLAGMFLARGLCFVLTTDSIPINAPAYGQITDIAFGLPGGGRLTFIAMIMLVTFGTGIVLAHYTRFGANVYALGGNRTSAQLMGIPVGRTTIRIYMLSSFLAALAGIVFSFYTSAGYSLAATGVELDTIAAVVIGGTLLTGGHGTIIGTLVGVLIQGLIQTYITFEGTLSSWWTKIAIGALLFAFIVLQRGLSAASLRTR; translated from the coding sequence ATGATCAGGCGTCATCTTCCCGTCCTCGTCACACTCGCCGTGTTCATCGTCGGCTACCTGATCTGCCTCGCGCAGTTTCCGAGCTTCGCCTCGACCCGGGTGATCGGTAATCTTCTGACGGACAATGCCTTCCTGGGTATCGTGGCGGTCGGCATGACCTTCGTGATCCTGTCCGGCGGCATCGACCTCTCGGTCGGTTCGGTCATCGCCTTCACGGGCGTGTTCCTCGCCGTCACCATCGAGAAATACGGCCTCAATCCCTACTTGGCCTTCGTGCTCATTCTCGGGATCTCGGCTCTGTTCGGGGCCGGCATGGGGTTCCTGATCCATACCTTCCAGATTCCGGCCTTCATCGTCACGCTCGCCGGCATGTTCCTGGCGCGCGGCCTGTGCTTCGTCCTGACGACGGATTCGATCCCGATCAACGCGCCCGCTTATGGTCAGATCACGGATATCGCCTTCGGACTTCCGGGCGGGGGGAGGCTCACCTTCATCGCCATGATCATGCTGGTCACGTTCGGGACAGGCATCGTTCTGGCGCATTACACGCGCTTCGGCGCCAATGTCTACGCGCTCGGCGGCAACAGGACCTCCGCCCAGCTGATGGGTATACCCGTCGGAAGGACGACCATCCGCATCTACATGCTGTCGAGCTTCCTCGCGGCCTTGGCCGGGATCGTGTTTTCCTTTTATACCTCGGCCGGCTACTCCCTGGCGGCGACCGGGGTCGAACTCGACACGATCGCGGCGGTCGTCATCGGCGGTACCCTGCTCACGGGAGGCCACGGGACGATTATCGGCACACTCGTGGGCGTGCTGATCCAGGGATTGATCCAGACCTACATCACGTTCGAGGGGACCTTGAGTTCGTGGTGGACCAAGATCGCCATCGGGGCTCTGCTGTTCGCATTCATCGTGCTGCAGCGGGGGCTGTCGGCGGCGTCGCTTCGAACACGGTAG
- the ytfT gene encoding galactofuranose ABC transporter, ATP-binding protein YtfT yields the protein MSGMIQASAPRTFPKGLPQVAALLIVFLVNWLVFRDFFALRLQDGRLFGSLVDVLNRGAPVAILALGMTLVIATRGIDLSVGAVMAIAGATAATLTAQGYPLPVALASAAGIGLACGLWNGFLVAVLEIQPFVATLILMVAGRGFAQLITEGQIITFVSEGFAAIGGGSFLMLPMPVVIAIVMLIITHVMVRYTALGLFIESIGANVRSSAYAGIGTKVVTIAVYMWCGLCAAIAGLIVTADIRGADANNAGLWLELDAILAVVIGGTSLFGGRFSLGLSVIGALIIQAMNTGILLSGYPPEYNLIVKAIVVLAVLLAQSPVLSAVRSVWKART from the coding sequence ATGAGCGGCATGATTCAGGCCAGTGCTCCTCGCACATTTCCCAAGGGACTTCCGCAGGTTGCGGCACTCCTCATCGTCTTTCTCGTCAACTGGCTCGTCTTCCGCGACTTCTTTGCTCTGCGCCTGCAGGACGGTCGGCTCTTCGGCAGCCTCGTCGACGTTCTGAACCGCGGCGCGCCGGTGGCCATTCTGGCCCTTGGCATGACCCTCGTCATCGCGACGCGAGGGATCGATCTCTCCGTCGGAGCCGTCATGGCCATCGCGGGTGCGACGGCCGCAACCTTGACCGCGCAGGGCTACCCGCTGCCCGTCGCTCTTGCTTCTGCCGCCGGAATCGGACTGGCTTGTGGCCTCTGGAACGGCTTCCTCGTTGCGGTGCTCGAAATTCAGCCCTTCGTCGCGACGCTGATCCTGATGGTGGCCGGGCGCGGTTTCGCGCAGCTGATCACGGAGGGGCAGATCATCACCTTCGTGAGCGAGGGCTTCGCGGCCATCGGTGGCGGCTCCTTCCTGATGCTGCCGATGCCTGTCGTGATCGCCATCGTGATGCTGATCATCACGCATGTGATGGTCCGCTATACGGCCCTCGGCCTCTTCATCGAGTCCATCGGCGCCAATGTCCGCTCGAGCGCCTATGCCGGGATCGGCACCAAGGTCGTGACCATCGCGGTGTACATGTGGTGCGGCCTATGCGCGGCCATTGCTGGGCTGATCGTGACGGCGGACATCCGCGGGGCGGATGCCAACAATGCCGGGCTCTGGCTCGAGCTCGACGCCATCCTGGCTGTGGTGATCGGCGGCACGTCCCTGTTCGGCGGGCGCTTCAGCCTCGGACTCTCCGTTATCGGCGCCCTGATCATCCAGGCCATGAACACGGGAATCCTGCTCAGCGGCTACCCGCCCGAATACAACCTTATCGTGAAAGCCATCGTGGTGCTCGCCGTGCTTCTCGCCCAGTCGCCGGTCCTGTCGGCCGTCCGTTCCGTTTGGAAGGCCAGGACATGA
- the ytfR gene encoding galactofuranose ABC transporter, ATP-binding protein YtfR, producing MPPLTEQSHLLEIRGLTKGFPGVQALDHVDFTLQAGEIHGLLGENGAGKSTLIKVLTGVFKRDAGTIRLDGQEIEARDPADALSLGIGTVYQEVNLLPNLSVAENLFIGRQPHRFGLVRTGEMRRRSEELLAGYGLDIDVANPLGTYSVAVQQIVAIARAVDLSAKVLILDEPTASLDTHEVETLFKILRDLKSRGIGIVFVTHFLDQVYAVCDRITVLRNGRLVGSRPIAALPRIELVSMMLGRELAAEALHRNQRREVTGEPLVAFKDYGKRRLMEPFDLAVRPGEVVGLAGLLGSGRTETAKLVFGIERADSGQAFVGGKPVRIATPRDAARLRFGFTPEDRKTEGIVAELSVRENIILALQAQRGWLRLIPRRRQEEIADRFIKLLDIRTPDAEKPIGLLSGGNQQKALLARWLATEPRFLILDEPTRGIDVGAHAEIIRLIERLCEDGLALLVISSELEEIASYSDRVVVLRDRRHVRELTGSDVSANTIMTTIAGH from the coding sequence TCCCGGGCGTTCAGGCGCTCGACCATGTGGATTTTACGCTGCAAGCCGGGGAGATCCACGGCCTTCTGGGTGAAAACGGCGCCGGCAAGTCGACCCTGATCAAGGTGCTGACTGGAGTCTTCAAGCGCGATGCCGGCACCATCCGGCTTGACGGCCAGGAGATCGAGGCGCGCGATCCCGCGGACGCGCTCTCGCTCGGCATCGGGACCGTCTATCAGGAGGTCAATCTTCTTCCGAACCTGTCGGTCGCGGAGAACCTCTTCATCGGCCGGCAGCCTCACCGATTCGGCCTCGTGCGCACGGGCGAGATGCGCCGTCGCTCAGAAGAGCTTCTGGCAGGCTATGGCCTCGACATCGATGTCGCCAATCCTTTGGGAACCTATTCGGTGGCGGTTCAGCAGATCGTTGCGATCGCCCGCGCGGTCGATCTCTCGGCCAAGGTGCTGATCCTCGACGAGCCGACGGCGAGCCTCGATACGCATGAGGTTGAAACCCTTTTCAAGATTTTGCGGGACCTCAAGAGCCGCGGCATCGGCATCGTGTTCGTCACGCACTTCCTCGATCAGGTCTACGCGGTCTGCGACCGGATCACTGTGCTTCGGAACGGTCGTCTCGTGGGTTCTCGTCCCATCGCCGCGCTGCCTCGCATCGAGCTCGTCTCGATGATGCTCGGCCGAGAGCTGGCCGCCGAGGCACTCCATCGCAACCAGCGCAGGGAGGTGACGGGAGAGCCGCTCGTGGCGTTCAAGGATTACGGCAAGCGCCGTCTCATGGAGCCTTTCGATCTGGCGGTTCGGCCCGGCGAAGTGGTGGGCCTTGCGGGCCTGCTCGGCTCCGGCCGGACGGAAACGGCCAAGCTGGTTTTCGGCATCGAGCGCGCCGACAGCGGTCAGGCCTTCGTCGGCGGCAAGCCTGTGCGCATCGCCACGCCGCGTGACGCCGCCCGGCTGCGGTTCGGCTTCACTCCTGAGGATCGAAAGACCGAGGGCATCGTGGCGGAACTGTCCGTTCGCGAGAATATCATCCTGGCGCTGCAGGCGCAGCGCGGCTGGCTGCGTCTGATCCCGAGACGCCGGCAGGAGGAGATCGCCGACCGCTTCATCAAGCTCCTCGACATCCGGACTCCGGATGCGGAGAAGCCCATCGGGCTTCTGTCGGGCGGCAATCAGCAGAAGGCGCTGCTCGCCCGATGGCTCGCCACCGAGCCGCGCTTCCTCATTCTCGACGAGCCGACCCGCGGCATCGATGTGGGCGCACATGCGGAGATCATCCGCCTGATCGAGCGCCTGTGCGAGGATGGGCTCGCCCTTCTCGTCATCTCGTCGGAACTGGAGGAGATCGCCTCCTACAGCGACCGGGTCGTCGTCCTGCGCGACCGGAGGCATGTGCGCGAACTCACCGGATCCGACGTCAGCGCCAATACCATCATGACAACCATCGCGGGCCATTGA